The Pseudomonas sp. FP2309 genome has a window encoding:
- the rlmD gene encoding 23S rRNA (uracil(1939)-C(5))-methyltransferase RlmD: MAKHERGLRFQPTGGSRAPQIPVGKKQRLTIERLANDGRGIVFFEGRTWFVNGALAGEDVEARVLGTHGKVVEARTERVFKASELRRPAPCAHVGRCGGCSVQHLPHNEQLALKQRMLAEQLSRVAGVEPQEWAAPLSGPEFGYRRRARVAVRWDAKAKTLEVGFRAVASQDIVAIDDCPVLVQALQPIMQRLPNMLRRLSKPQALGHVELFSGSSVAVLLRHMAPLSEADLHILKEFCVFHDAQLWLQGEGRPEPVAPELALGLRLETWDLELAYRPGDFVQVNAGVNEAMVAQALAWLAPQPDERVLDLFCGLGNFALPLARHVREVLAVEGVQTMVDRAALNAVSNNLHNARFFQADLSQPLTDAEWAKQGFSAVLLDPPREGAQEVVRKLATLGAKRLVYVSCNPATLARDTVELVRQGYRLKRAGILDMFPQTAHVEAMALFEAG; this comes from the coding sequence ATGGCCAAGCATGAGAGAGGCCTGCGCTTCCAACCGACGGGCGGCAGCCGGGCCCCACAGATTCCAGTGGGCAAGAAACAACGCCTGACCATCGAACGCCTGGCCAACGACGGCCGGGGCATCGTGTTCTTTGAAGGGCGCACCTGGTTCGTCAATGGCGCGCTGGCCGGCGAAGACGTCGAAGCGCGGGTGCTGGGTACCCACGGCAAAGTGGTCGAGGCCCGCACCGAGCGGGTGTTCAAGGCCAGCGAACTGCGCCGCCCCGCACCTTGCGCCCATGTTGGCCGCTGCGGGGGCTGCAGCGTGCAGCACCTGCCCCACAACGAACAACTCGCCCTGAAACAGCGCATGCTTGCCGAGCAACTGTCCCGTGTGGCGGGTGTCGAACCGCAAGAGTGGGCCGCACCGCTGAGCGGCCCCGAATTCGGTTACCGACGTCGCGCCCGTGTGGCGGTGCGTTGGGATGCCAAAGCGAAAACGCTGGAGGTGGGCTTTCGTGCCGTGGCCAGCCAGGACATCGTCGCCATCGATGATTGCCCGGTGCTGGTACAGGCCTTGCAACCGATCATGCAGCGTCTGCCGAACATGTTGCGGCGCTTGAGCAAACCGCAGGCGCTGGGGCATGTGGAATTGTTCAGTGGCTCGTCCGTGGCCGTATTGTTGCGGCATATGGCGCCGCTGTCCGAGGCGGACCTGCACATACTCAAAGAATTTTGCGTCTTCCATGACGCCCAACTGTGGCTGCAGGGTGAAGGCCGGCCGGAACCGGTTGCGCCTGAGCTGGCCCTGGGCTTGCGCCTGGAGACATGGGATCTGGAGCTGGCCTATCGGCCTGGGGATTTCGTGCAGGTCAACGCCGGGGTCAATGAGGCGATGGTTGCCCAGGCGCTGGCCTGGCTGGCGCCGCAACCCGATGAGCGGGTGCTGGACCTGTTCTGCGGCCTGGGCAATTTCGCCCTGCCGCTGGCTCGCCATGTGCGAGAAGTGCTGGCGGTGGAAGGCGTACAGACCATGGTGGACCGCGCGGCACTCAACGCCGTCAGCAACAATTTGCATAATGCGAGGTTTTTTCAGGCCGATTTGTCCCAGCCTTTGACTGACGCAGAATGGGCCAAACAGGGCTTTTCTGCGGTACTCTTGGACCCACCTCGCGAGGGTGCCCAGGAGGTTGTGCGCAAGCTCGCCACACTGGGGGCCAAGCGCCTGGTGTATGTGTCCTGCAACCCGGCCACGCTGGCGCGGGACACGGTTGAGTTGGTCAGGCAGGGCTACCGGCTAAAACGTGCCGGGATCCTCGACATGTTTCCGCAGACAGCGCATGTCGAGGCCATGGCGTTATTTGAAGCGGGCTAG